In Phaeobacter gallaeciensis DSM 26640, a genomic segment contains:
- a CDS encoding NUDIX hydrolase: MIRRFGDTPEKSQSYRRRPGVYALLPRNGELLLTCQREPGQDIQLPGGGIDPGESPIPALHREVMEETGWTISQPRKLGAFRRFAYMPEYDLWAEKLCHIYIARPARRICAPTEPLHDAMWMRADVACEILGNAGDRYFASIIARWMGQT, from the coding sequence GTGATCAGACGTTTTGGCGATACACCGGAAAAATCGCAAAGCTATCGGCGGCGGCCAGGGGTCTATGCGCTCTTGCCACGCAATGGCGAACTGCTGCTGACCTGTCAACGTGAGCCCGGCCAAGATATTCAGCTGCCCGGAGGGGGTATTGATCCGGGAGAGTCGCCCATTCCAGCGTTGCACCGTGAGGTGATGGAAGAAACAGGCTGGACCATCTCCCAGCCACGCAAGCTGGGCGCGTTTCGCCGATTTGCCTATATGCCAGAGTATGATCTCTGGGCAGAGAAACTCTGTCATATCTATATCGCGCGTCCGGCGCGTCGGATCTGCGCACCTACCGAGCCCTTGCATGATGCGATGTGGATGCGCGCGGACGTCGCATGCGAAATCCTCGGGAATGCTGGTGATCGGTATTTCGCCAGCATCATAGCGCGATGGATGGGGCAGACCTAA